A region from the Sandaracinus amylolyticus genome encodes:
- a CDS encoding class I SAM-dependent methyltransferase, with amino-acid sequence MRPWLRVPGDWRRPVERAEYMTYWCDRCAFGMVHPSPTPDEVARAYDVDYYTHDAHWGGARRRTIEQRVREHLAWRVDRSKPTHDALADVLAGPPLRICEIGCGNGLAAGRMRDLGHHLTCVEIDPAARAIARDRGLEVHEGTAEQLPAALEGQRFDVVVMIHVLEHCIDPVAAMRNVARLLEPSGRFVCEVPNNTCRALERSGPAWAWFDVPRHLLFFSESSLRALCSAQQLRVEEVRYTGYYRQIAEPWVNEEQRIHDALSARGTSVFARNSARRAWGLLARTAFAPDAQKYDSLMIVARA; translated from the coding sequence ATGCGCCCGTGGCTGCGCGTCCCCGGCGACTGGCGACGTCCCGTCGAGCGCGCCGAGTACATGACCTACTGGTGCGACCGCTGCGCGTTCGGGATGGTGCACCCGAGCCCGACGCCCGACGAGGTCGCTCGCGCGTACGACGTCGACTACTACACGCACGACGCGCACTGGGGCGGCGCACGGCGGCGCACGATCGAGCAGCGCGTGCGCGAGCACCTCGCGTGGCGCGTCGATCGAAGCAAGCCCACGCACGACGCGCTCGCCGACGTGCTCGCGGGGCCCCCGCTGCGCATCTGCGAGATCGGCTGCGGCAACGGCCTCGCGGCCGGACGGATGCGCGACCTCGGGCATCACCTGACGTGCGTCGAGATCGACCCGGCGGCGCGCGCGATCGCGCGGGATCGCGGCCTCGAGGTGCACGAGGGGACGGCCGAGCAGCTCCCCGCGGCGCTCGAGGGTCAGCGCTTCGACGTCGTCGTGATGATCCACGTGCTCGAGCACTGCATCGATCCCGTCGCCGCGATGCGGAACGTCGCGCGCTTGCTCGAGCCGTCGGGGCGCTTCGTGTGCGAGGTGCCGAACAACACGTGCCGCGCGCTCGAGCGATCGGGGCCGGCGTGGGCGTGGTTCGACGTGCCGCGCCACCTCCTCTTCTTCAGCGAGAGCAGCCTGCGCGCGTTGTGCAGCGCGCAGCAGCTGCGCGTCGAAGAGGTCCGCTACACCGGCTACTACCGGCAGATCGCGGAGCCGTGGGTGAACGAGGAGCAGCGCATCCACGACGCGCTCTCCGCGCGCGGCACGAGCGTGTTCGCGCGCAACAGCGCGCGTCGCGCGTGGGGCTTGCTCGCGCGCACCGCGTTCGCGCCCGACGCGCAGAAGTACGACTCGCTGATGATCGTCGCGCGCGCGTGA
- the dnaE gene encoding DNA polymerase III subunit alpha, producing MSTPEFVHLHVHSEYSMLDGAIRLKALAKRVKELGQKAVALTDHHNMHGTLQFVSACKGEGIKPIVGCEINVQSAPRGEHKPCQHLVLLAGSQEGYLNLARIVSLGFVEGNHDGTPRVDLEVLSRYSKGLVGTTACMGGFLAQEVLLKGEDAGRRALASLRDVLEPGSLYVELQDHGFPESAPLNEVLVELARDLALPLVATNDAHYLERKDARAQLVLQCIGASRAYVDMERAHHGSHELFLKSSEEMVELFRHVPDAIKSTLEIAEKCGGACDPKSKPKLPRFKVPDGMTEADFLRHRAHEMLEGRFREIAETNRLINHDEYRKRLDFELGTIIQMGFPGYFLIVQDFINWAKDHDIPVGPGRGSGAGSLVAYALRITDLDPLQHSLLFERFLNPERVSMPDFDVDFCMDNRDKVIDYVRGKYGDTSVGQIATFHQLKSKSVVKDVGRALGMQPQDTARIASMVPDPVQGKTVPIAKAMEQEPKLKAAYEEDAQITDLLDTAMTLEDLNRHAGMHAAGIVISEGPLWDHVPVFCPEPNVYVTQYHKDDVEYAGLVKFDFLGLKTLTVIDIAVRLINLRPDRKDDAFDLARIPMDDRATFALLQSGETTNVFQLESQGMQNLFKKLRPDLFEDIVAAVALYRPGPLGTGMVDDFVQRKHGRVKVEYPDACLEPVLKDTYGVIVYQEQVMEIARTMAGYTLGGADLLRRAMGKKKAEEMAKQRATFIEGAQKNGHTAEQAGKIFDLVDYFAGYGFNKSHSAAYALITYQTAYLKAHYPVEFVCATLSADKDKIDKVVRTVAEARSMGITVLPPDVNESQIDFAVVYDPAEHAPKRRPDRPVSIGGTLRDPMRPKIRFGLGGVKGIGSNALEALFEARVEESKEKPFTDLFDFTGRVDLRRVNKGVLEALVQSGAFDAPHDAMKISRAQAFAAIEAALERGKRVSADRASGQTSLFGLFDATAKASVDRATSSAFPQVSAWDMRELLQRERSALGFYVSGHPLDRYRSELARFGNASTATLTGRDDGTEIRLGGVVEGYRERPTKTGGKIGFFHLEDADGRVEVIVRDREIEGAREVLQAGEPIYLEARLRWERDRDTPEEEQGAPEPKLTLMNVKPLAQALRERTKAVRVKVFVERVDAKKLRALRDTLKQHPGPCPVGLELASVERWSVSVPEVGLSVEPSDALLASLERLFGEKIVELR from the coding sequence ATGAGCACGCCGGAGTTCGTCCACCTCCACGTCCACTCCGAGTACTCGATGCTCGACGGCGCGATCCGCCTCAAGGCGCTCGCGAAACGCGTCAAAGAGCTGGGCCAGAAGGCGGTCGCGCTCACCGACCACCACAACATGCACGGCACGCTGCAGTTCGTCTCGGCGTGCAAGGGCGAGGGCATCAAGCCGATCGTCGGCTGCGAGATCAACGTCCAGTCCGCGCCGCGCGGCGAGCACAAGCCGTGTCAGCACCTCGTGCTGCTCGCGGGCAGCCAGGAGGGCTACCTCAACCTCGCGCGGATCGTCTCGCTCGGGTTCGTCGAGGGCAACCACGACGGCACGCCGCGCGTCGATCTCGAGGTGCTCTCGAGGTACTCGAAGGGCCTCGTCGGCACGACGGCGTGCATGGGCGGCTTCCTCGCGCAGGAGGTGCTGCTCAAGGGAGAAGACGCGGGACGGCGCGCGCTCGCGTCGCTGCGCGACGTGCTCGAGCCCGGCAGCCTCTACGTCGAGCTGCAGGATCACGGCTTCCCCGAGAGCGCGCCGCTCAACGAGGTGCTCGTGGAGCTCGCGCGCGATCTCGCGCTGCCGCTCGTCGCGACGAACGACGCGCACTACCTCGAGCGCAAGGACGCGCGCGCGCAGCTCGTCCTGCAGTGCATCGGGGCGAGCCGCGCGTACGTCGACATGGAGCGCGCGCACCACGGCAGCCACGAGCTCTTCCTCAAGTCGAGCGAGGAGATGGTGGAGCTCTTCCGCCACGTGCCCGACGCGATCAAGAGCACGCTCGAGATCGCCGAGAAGTGCGGCGGCGCGTGCGACCCGAAGAGCAAGCCGAAGCTGCCGCGCTTCAAGGTGCCTGACGGGATGACCGAGGCGGACTTCCTCCGCCATCGGGCCCACGAGATGCTCGAGGGGCGCTTCCGCGAGATCGCGGAGACGAACCGCCTCATCAACCACGACGAGTACCGGAAGCGCCTCGACTTCGAGCTCGGGACCATCATCCAGATGGGCTTCCCGGGCTACTTCCTCATCGTCCAGGACTTCATCAACTGGGCGAAGGATCACGACATCCCGGTGGGGCCCGGACGTGGCTCGGGCGCAGGCTCGCTCGTGGCGTACGCGCTGCGCATCACCGATCTCGATCCGCTGCAGCACAGCCTCCTGTTCGAGCGCTTCCTGAACCCGGAGCGCGTGTCCATGCCCGACTTCGACGTCGACTTCTGCATGGACAACCGCGACAAGGTCATCGACTACGTCCGCGGCAAGTACGGCGACACGTCGGTCGGGCAGATCGCGACGTTCCACCAGCTCAAGAGCAAGAGCGTGGTGAAGGACGTCGGTCGCGCGCTCGGCATGCAGCCGCAGGACACCGCGCGCATCGCGTCGATGGTGCCCGACCCGGTGCAGGGTAAGACGGTGCCCATCGCGAAGGCGATGGAGCAGGAGCCCAAGCTCAAGGCGGCGTACGAGGAAGACGCGCAGATCACGGACCTCCTCGACACCGCGATGACGCTCGAGGATCTGAACCGCCACGCGGGCATGCACGCGGCGGGCATCGTGATCAGCGAGGGCCCGCTCTGGGATCACGTCCCGGTCTTCTGCCCCGAGCCGAACGTCTACGTCACGCAGTACCACAAGGACGACGTCGAGTACGCGGGCCTCGTCAAGTTCGACTTCCTCGGCCTCAAGACGCTCACCGTGATCGACATCGCGGTGCGGCTCATCAACCTGAGGCCGGACCGCAAGGACGATGCGTTCGATCTCGCGCGCATCCCGATGGACGACCGCGCGACGTTCGCGCTGCTGCAATCGGGCGAGACGACGAACGTCTTCCAGCTCGAGTCGCAGGGCATGCAGAACCTGTTCAAGAAGCTGCGCCCCGACTTGTTCGAAGACATCGTCGCGGCGGTCGCGCTCTATCGACCGGGCCCGCTCGGCACCGGCATGGTCGACGACTTCGTGCAGCGAAAGCACGGGCGCGTGAAGGTCGAGTACCCCGACGCGTGCCTCGAGCCCGTCCTGAAAGACACGTACGGCGTCATCGTCTATCAGGAGCAGGTCATGGAGATCGCCCGCACGATGGCGGGCTACACGCTCGGCGGCGCCGACCTCCTCCGCCGCGCGATGGGCAAGAAGAAGGCGGAGGAGATGGCCAAGCAGCGCGCCACGTTCATCGAGGGCGCGCAGAAGAACGGCCACACCGCCGAGCAGGCCGGGAAGATCTTCGACCTCGTCGACTACTTCGCGGGCTACGGCTTCAACAAGTCGCACTCCGCGGCGTACGCGCTGATCACTTATCAAACTGCTTATCTGAAGGCGCACTACCCGGTCGAGTTCGTCTGCGCGACGCTCAGCGCGGACAAGGACAAGATCGACAAGGTCGTCCGCACGGTCGCGGAAGCGCGCTCGATGGGCATCACCGTGCTGCCGCCAGACGTGAACGAGTCGCAGATCGACTTCGCGGTCGTCTACGACCCGGCCGAGCACGCGCCGAAGCGCCGTCCGGATCGGCCGGTGTCGATCGGCGGCACGCTGCGCGATCCGATGCGCCCGAAGATCCGGTTCGGGCTGGGCGGCGTGAAGGGCATCGGATCCAACGCTCTCGAGGCGCTGTTCGAGGCGCGCGTCGAGGAGAGCAAGGAGAAGCCCTTCACGGATCTCTTCGACTTCACCGGGCGCGTCGATCTGCGCCGCGTGAACAAGGGCGTGCTCGAGGCGCTCGTGCAGTCGGGCGCGTTCGACGCGCCGCACGACGCGATGAAGATCTCGCGCGCGCAGGCATTCGCTGCGATCGAGGCGGCGCTCGAGCGCGGCAAGCGCGTCAGCGCGGATCGCGCGAGCGGCCAGACGTCGCTCTTCGGGCTCTTCGACGCGACGGCGAAGGCGAGCGTCGATCGCGCGACGAGCTCCGCGTTCCCGCAGGTGAGCGCGTGGGACATGCGCGAGTTGCTGCAGCGCGAGCGCAGCGCGCTCGGCTTCTACGTCTCGGGGCACCCGCTCGATCGTTATCGCAGCGAGCTCGCGCGGTTCGGCAACGCGAGCACCGCGACGCTCACCGGGCGCGACGACGGCACCGAGATCCGGCTCGGCGGCGTCGTCGAGGGGTATCGCGAGCGACCGACCAAGACGGGCGGCAAGATCGGCTTCTTCCATCTCGAGGACGCCGACGGGCGCGTCGAGGTGATCGTGCGCGATCGCGAGATCGAAGGCGCGCGCGAGGTGCTGCAGGCGGGCGAGCCGATCTATCTCGAGGCGCGCCTCCGCTGGGAGCGCGATCGCGACACGCCCGAAGAGGAACAGGGCGCGCCCGAGCCGAAGCTCACGCTGATGAACGTGAAACCGCTCGCGCAGGCGCTCCGCGAGCGGACGAAGGCCGTGCGCGTGAAGGTGTTCGTCGAGCGCGTCGACGCGAAGAAGCTGCGCGCGCTGCGCGACACGCTGAAGCAGCACCCGGGGCCCTGCCCCGTCGGCCTCGAGCTCGCGAGCGTCGAGCGCTGGAGCGTGTCGGTGCCGGAGGTCGGCCTCAGCGTGGAGCCGAGCGACGCGCTGCTCGCATCGCTCGAGCGGCTCTTCGGCGAGAAGATCGTCGAGCTCCGGTGA
- a CDS encoding prepilin peptidase → MLASELPAWIARLVAFVFGALWGSFFNVAIYRWPREMSVVSPPSHCPACGKPIPGWRNVPLLAYLLQRGKAGCCGARMTPRYFLVELLSAVIAVAIAERFVVNAAPMTELGEAAIETLLWFVFAGGLIIATFVDLEWMEIPDEVSIGGTALALATATWRPSVPLEEVVLGAGAGFLVVQLLLVWSWERLTGERGMGEGDSKLAMYIGAFLGWRGALFALVAGSFQGIVAWAIARAAGAKIGPSADHSHEEDVASTKREGEAAKGAEEGDEEEDAPSRRIPFGPFLALGAIEFLFFGGAIVDWYLSFFE, encoded by the coding sequence ATGCTCGCGTCCGAGCTCCCCGCGTGGATCGCACGTCTCGTCGCGTTCGTCTTCGGCGCGCTCTGGGGCAGCTTCTTCAACGTCGCGATCTACCGCTGGCCTCGCGAGATGTCGGTGGTGAGCCCGCCGAGCCACTGCCCCGCGTGCGGCAAGCCGATCCCCGGATGGCGCAACGTGCCGCTGCTCGCGTACCTCTTGCAGCGCGGCAAGGCGGGGTGCTGCGGCGCGCGGATGACGCCGCGTTACTTCCTCGTCGAGCTGCTCTCGGCGGTGATCGCGGTCGCGATCGCGGAGCGCTTCGTGGTGAACGCCGCGCCGATGACCGAGCTCGGCGAGGCCGCGATCGAGACGCTGCTGTGGTTCGTGTTCGCGGGCGGGCTGATCATCGCGACGTTCGTCGATCTCGAGTGGATGGAGATCCCCGACGAGGTGTCGATCGGCGGCACTGCGCTCGCGCTCGCGACCGCGACGTGGCGGCCGAGCGTGCCGCTCGAGGAGGTCGTGCTCGGCGCGGGCGCGGGGTTCCTCGTGGTGCAGCTGCTGCTCGTGTGGAGCTGGGAGCGCCTCACCGGCGAGCGCGGGATGGGCGAAGGCGACTCGAAGCTCGCGATGTACATCGGCGCGTTCCTCGGGTGGCGCGGGGCGCTCTTCGCGCTGGTCGCGGGATCGTTCCAGGGCATCGTCGCGTGGGCGATCGCGCGCGCGGCGGGCGCGAAGATCGGACCGAGCGCGGATCACTCGCACGAAGAAGACGTCGCGAGCACGAAGCGCGAAGGTGAAGCGGCGAAGGGAGCGGAGGAAGGGGACGAGGAGGAGGACGCCCCGTCGCGTCGCATCCCGTTCGGGCCGTTCCTCGCGCTCGGCGCGATCGAGTTCCTCTTCTTCGGAGGCGCGATCGTCGACTGGTACCTGTCGTTCTTCGAGTGA